The following are from one region of the Rhipicephalus microplus isolate Deutch F79 chromosome 1, USDA_Rmic, whole genome shotgun sequence genome:
- the LOC119159482 gene encoding 4-hydroxy-2-oxoglutarate aldolase, mitochondrial — MLAKFSRSVYSCSIQMLGGFRINTLRRASQGKRLDISGIYPPITTPFDAGSGRVSYEKLEQNLKRWCSLPFRGLVVHGSTGECVLLSTDERLEIVRRVKSTLPDDKLLIVGTGQESTQATIELATQSANAGASAVLVVTPCYYKGRMTADALEKHFTRVADESPVPVILYNMPGNTGVDLPADVAIRMSAHPNVIGMKESGGEIAKIGYVVHKTRQSGFQVLAGSAGFLLPSLQVGAVGGVCALANTLGAEVCRLQELHESGDVKEALKLQRRLIAPNAGVTKRFGIAGVKASMEWFGLYGGPLRSPLLPLTESELIELRKIFTEEGFLNP, encoded by the coding sequence ATGCTCGCGAAGTTTTCGCGCTCTGTGTATTCGTGTTCTATCCAgatgcttggcgggttccgcattAACACGCTGCGGCGAGCGTCTCAAGGAAAACGTCTCGACATCTCCGGCATTTATCCGCCAATTACGACTCCCTTCGACGCCGGCTCGGGTCGCGTGTCATACGAGAAGCTGGAGCAAAActtgaagcgctggtgctcgctaCCGTTCCGTGGTCTAGTAGTGCATGGCTCTACCGGCGAATGCGTGCTACTGTCAACAGACGAGAGGCTCGAGATCGTGCGTCGAGTGAAGTCCACGCTGCCCGACGATAAGCTTCTCATCGTTGGCACGGGCCAGGAGTCTACGCAGGCTACGATCGAACTCGCAACGCAGTCCGCGAATGCCGGCGCGTCCGCAGTGCTGGTCGTTACGCCCTGCTACTACAAAGGACGCATGACAGCCGATGCCCTAGAGAAGCACTTCACCCGAGTGGCCGACGAGAGCCCGGTGCCTGTGATTCTGTACAACATGCCCGGTAACACGGGCGTTGACCTGCCGGCCGACGTGGCGATACGTATGTCGGCGCACCCGAACGTGATCGGCATGAAGGAAAGTGGCGGAGAGATCGCCAAGATCGGCTACGTAGTGCACAAAACCAGACAGTCCGGCTTTCAGGTGTTGGCCGGCTCCGCCGGTTTCCTACTGCCATCGCTACAAGTCGGCGCTGTTGGCGGCGTGTGCGCTCTTGCCAACACGCTCGGCGCCGAAGTTTGCCGCCTGCAGGAGCTCCACGAAAGCGGGGACGTGAAGGAGGCGCTCAAATTGCAGCGGCGGCTGATAGCGCCCAACGCCGGTGTGACCAAGCGTTTCGGCATTGCGGGGGTGAAGGCATCTATGGAATGGTTCGGGCTGTACGGGGGTCCTTTAAGGTCACCCCTGTTGCCGCTCACTGAAAGTGAACTTATCGAACTTAGGAAGATTTTTACAGAAGAAGGATTTCTGAATCCTTAG